The Kitasatospora sp. NBC_00374 genome has a segment encoding these proteins:
- a CDS encoding HNH endonuclease, translated as MRNTLVLNASYEPLTTVSLKRAVVLVLQDKAVVEQAHPLRVVRGTGVSIPVPRVIRLQRYVRVPFRQRAPWSRRGVLVRDQHVCAYCGRRASTVDHIMPKSRGGADSWLNTVAACAEDNQRKADRTPEQAGMKLLRRPFEPTPEATLMLALGLRESDLGDLAAWLPATA; from the coding sequence ATGCGCAACACGCTGGTACTGAACGCGAGCTACGAGCCGCTGACCACGGTCTCGCTCAAGCGCGCCGTGGTGCTCGTACTGCAGGACAAGGCCGTCGTGGAGCAGGCCCATCCGCTGCGGGTCGTCCGCGGTACCGGCGTATCGATCCCGGTGCCCCGGGTGATCAGACTCCAACGCTACGTCAGGGTGCCGTTCCGACAACGGGCGCCGTGGTCGCGGCGCGGTGTGCTGGTCCGGGACCAGCACGTGTGCGCGTACTGCGGGCGCCGGGCGAGCACGGTGGACCACATCATGCCGAAGTCGCGCGGGGGCGCCGACAGCTGGCTGAACACGGTCGCGGCCTGCGCCGAGGACAACCAGCGCAAGGCCGACCGGACCCCGGAGCAGGCCGGGATGAAGCTGCTCCGGCGCCCGTTCGAGCCGACGCCCGAGGCCACCCTGATGCTGGCGCTCGGACTGCGCGAGAGCGACCTCGGTGACCTGGCGGCCTGGCTGCCGGCCACCGCATAG
- a CDS encoding PQQ-binding-like beta-propeller repeat protein, whose amino-acid sequence MAQDHPPASGQGYPHDATGQQPVGYDQQVWYPQQAEAAGTPWTPEAGYQQPYAASPEAQPWQPGDQWETAAPQQQQQPDQAGYYTGYPADAYGYQAGTGYPSAPGHDQQLYAPAGTGDGYGGYLPYEPAPAAEFGTGYPDAAPAQPYAESAQPYAEAAVPAQPAAPPPPVGRPSVPAPADAAGTTGTTEPSAGSGKGSLIDRAKAAAGNVAGNVVSGEHAPSRRALALRAGAGVAALAVLVTAGVLVTGEDDKGKPAAADAPVSQNISVAHDRAWAAQAAAAPADGTDDTLVGGWLLGDAVVRADGSGVHAYGLADGKPTWSVPAPAEGAVPCGLSQSVNAKGLGAVLFRPAADPKTPCTTLTVVDTKSGKGTWTKTLSEAKDPYTAHVAVTDDKVIAVGEDRVAAWAAEDGKDLWQYAGQGKFCTLSGGASGATVVLHSSCADSAPVDQAVALNANDGKVTWWRGLNNQPKTVTVLSAEPAAVLTTGEKPADDRVFAWGPTGDPAAEIPVVADGGRLDVTRGGFDAAPAVYFHEHTMIATASPADGGAPAVVAYDLTTGKSVWRTAVAEKSKSRAVGLDAGGLLLAVDERLDQPAHISRFALTGGQETQGGAFPQGTGSLLTSGRLLSGGDKVVAVPEHAFNFGVATAFRSKG is encoded by the coding sequence ATGGCTCAGGACCATCCCCCAGCCTCCGGCCAGGGGTACCCGCACGACGCCACCGGGCAGCAGCCCGTCGGCTACGACCAGCAGGTCTGGTACCCCCAGCAGGCCGAGGCCGCCGGCACCCCGTGGACGCCCGAGGCCGGCTATCAGCAGCCGTACGCGGCATCCCCCGAGGCCCAACCCTGGCAGCCGGGCGACCAGTGGGAGACCGCGGCCCCGCAGCAGCAGCAGCAGCCCGACCAGGCCGGCTACTACACCGGCTACCCCGCGGACGCCTACGGGTACCAGGCCGGCACCGGCTACCCGAGCGCGCCCGGGCACGACCAGCAGCTCTACGCCCCGGCCGGTACCGGGGACGGCTACGGCGGATACCTCCCGTACGAGCCGGCCCCGGCCGCCGAGTTCGGGACGGGCTACCCGGACGCCGCCCCCGCGCAGCCGTACGCCGAGTCCGCCCAGCCGTACGCCGAGGCCGCGGTGCCGGCGCAGCCCGCCGCGCCGCCGCCGCCCGTCGGCCGGCCATCCGTGCCGGCCCCCGCCGACGCTGCCGGGACCACCGGGACCACCGAGCCCTCGGCAGGCTCGGGCAAGGGCTCGCTGATCGACCGCGCCAAGGCCGCCGCGGGCAACGTCGCGGGCAACGTGGTCTCCGGCGAGCACGCCCCGAGCCGCCGCGCCCTGGCCCTGCGGGCCGGCGCCGGTGTCGCTGCGCTGGCCGTGCTGGTGACGGCGGGCGTGCTGGTGACCGGCGAGGACGACAAGGGCAAGCCGGCCGCAGCCGACGCCCCCGTCAGCCAGAACATCTCGGTCGCCCACGACCGGGCCTGGGCCGCCCAGGCCGCCGCCGCTCCGGCCGACGGCACCGACGACACCCTGGTCGGCGGCTGGCTGCTCGGCGACGCGGTGGTCCGCGCCGACGGCTCGGGCGTGCACGCCTACGGCCTCGCCGACGGCAAGCCGACCTGGTCCGTCCCCGCGCCGGCCGAGGGCGCCGTGCCGTGCGGGCTCAGCCAGAGCGTCAACGCCAAGGGCCTCGGCGCGGTGCTGTTCCGCCCCGCGGCCGACCCCAAGACCCCGTGCACCACACTGACCGTGGTCGACACCAAGAGCGGCAAGGGCACCTGGACCAAGACCCTGTCGGAGGCCAAGGACCCCTACACCGCGCACGTCGCCGTCACCGACGACAAGGTGATCGCGGTCGGCGAGGACCGGGTGGCCGCCTGGGCGGCCGAGGACGGCAAGGACCTGTGGCAGTACGCGGGCCAGGGGAAGTTCTGCACCCTGTCCGGCGGCGCGAGCGGTGCCACCGTCGTCCTGCACAGCAGCTGCGCCGACTCGGCCCCGGTGGACCAAGCCGTGGCCCTGAACGCGAACGACGGCAAGGTCACCTGGTGGCGCGGGCTGAACAACCAGCCGAAGACCGTCACCGTGCTGTCCGCCGAACCGGCGGCGGTGCTCACCACCGGCGAGAAGCCCGCCGACGACCGGGTCTTCGCCTGGGGCCCGACCGGCGACCCTGCGGCCGAGATCCCGGTGGTGGCCGACGGCGGCCGACTCGACGTCACCCGGGGCGGCTTCGACGCCGCGCCGGCCGTGTACTTCCACGAACACACCATGATCGCCACCGCGAGCCCGGCCGACGGCGGCGCTCCCGCGGTCGTCGCCTACGACCTCACCACCGGCAAGTCGGTCTGGCGCACCGCCGTCGCCGAGAAGAGCAAGTCCCGGGCGGTCGGTCTGGACGCCGGGGGCCTGCTGCTGGCCGTCGACGAACGCCTCGACCAGCCGGCCCACATCAGCCGCTTCGCACTGACCGGCGGCCAGGAGACCCAGGGCGGCGCGTTCCCGCAGGGCACCGGCTCGCTGCTCACCTCCGGCCGACTGCTCAGCGGCGGCGACAAGGTGGTGGCGGTGCCCGAGCACGCCTTCAACTTCGGCGTCGCGACGGCCTTCCGCAGCAAGGGCTGA
- the tyrS gene encoding tyrosine--tRNA ligase, producing MTDIVDELRWRGLIALSTDEDALRKAFADGPVTFYCGFDPTAPSLHLGNLVQILTMRRLQQAGNLPLGLVGGATGLIGDPKPTAERVLNDPETVAAWVDRLRSQISRFLDFEGEYAARMVNNLDWTSGMSAISLLRDVGKYFRVNNMIAKEAVARRLNSDAGISYTEFSYQILQGMDYLELNRRYNCTLQTGGSDQWGNLTAGSDLIRKAEGKSVHLLATPLIVKADGTKFGKTESGTIWLDPELTTPYAFYQFWLNADDRDVSNFLRIFSFRSREEIEELERETTERPAARLAQRALAEELTSLVHGAEQYERAVAASKALFGQGELGDLEPATLAAALAEVPKASVTELGQIVDLLVEVGLAPSRSAARRTIKEGGAYLNNAKVTDEEAVPAADDLLHGRWLVLRRGKRNLAAVELTAG from the coding sequence GTGACGGACATCGTCGACGAGCTGCGGTGGCGTGGGCTGATCGCCCTGTCCACCGACGAGGACGCACTGCGCAAGGCGTTCGCGGACGGCCCGGTCACCTTCTATTGCGGCTTCGACCCGACGGCCCCGAGCCTGCACCTCGGCAACCTGGTGCAGATCCTCACCATGCGCCGCCTCCAGCAGGCCGGAAACCTCCCGCTCGGCCTGGTCGGCGGTGCCACCGGCCTGATCGGCGACCCCAAGCCGACCGCGGAGCGGGTCCTCAACGACCCCGAGACGGTGGCCGCCTGGGTCGACCGCCTGCGCAGCCAGATCTCCCGCTTCCTCGACTTCGAGGGCGAGTACGCGGCCCGCATGGTCAACAACCTGGACTGGACGTCCGGGATGTCGGCCATCAGCCTGCTGCGGGACGTCGGCAAGTACTTCCGGGTCAACAACATGATCGCGAAGGAGGCCGTCGCCCGACGGCTCAACTCCGACGCCGGTATCAGCTACACCGAGTTCAGCTACCAGATCCTCCAGGGCATGGACTACCTGGAGCTGAACCGCCGCTACAACTGCACCCTGCAGACCGGTGGCAGCGACCAGTGGGGCAACCTGACCGCCGGCAGCGACCTGATCCGCAAGGCGGAGGGCAAGTCCGTCCACCTGCTGGCCACGCCGCTGATCGTCAAGGCCGACGGCACCAAGTTCGGCAAGACCGAGTCGGGCACCATCTGGCTCGACCCGGAGCTGACCACCCCCTACGCCTTCTACCAGTTCTGGCTGAACGCGGACGACCGGGACGTCTCCAACTTCCTGCGGATCTTCTCCTTCCGTTCCCGGGAGGAGATCGAGGAGCTGGAGCGCGAGACCACCGAGCGCCCGGCCGCCCGCCTCGCGCAGCGGGCCCTCGCCGAGGAGCTCACCTCGCTGGTGCACGGCGCCGAGCAGTACGAGCGTGCGGTCGCCGCGTCCAAGGCGCTTTTCGGCCAGGGCGAGCTGGGCGACCTGGAGCCGGCCACCCTGGCCGCGGCCCTCGCCGAGGTGCCGAAGGCGTCGGTCACCGAGCTCGGCCAGATCGTCGACCTGCTGGTCGAGGTCGGCCTGGCCCCGAGCCGCTCCGCGGCGCGCCGCACGATCAAGGAGGGCGGCGCGTACCTCAACAACGCCAAGGTCACCGACGAGGAGGCCGTGCCGGCCGCCGACGACCTGCTGCACGGTCGCTGGCTCGTCCTGCGCCGCGGAAAGCGCAACCTCGCGGCCGTCGAGCTGACGGCGGGCTGA